A single Corynebacterium resistens DSM 45100 DNA region contains:
- a CDS encoding GntR family transcriptional regulator, giving the protein MDEATSPLFQQVAELIADAIVDGSLEEGQRAPSTNELAEFHSINPATARKGLTLLVEQGVLSKRRGVGMFVEVGARQTILKLRQGSFAASFVVPLIDEAVKLGFDRAYLHTLIDQVAESRGLYE; this is encoded by the coding sequence GTGGATGAAGCCACCTCGCCCCTGTTCCAGCAGGTAGCTGAACTCATTGCTGATGCGATTGTCGATGGCTCCCTAGAAGAGGGGCAGCGGGCGCCTTCAACGAATGAACTCGCGGAATTTCACAGCATTAACCCCGCAACGGCGCGCAAGGGGCTCACCTTGCTTGTCGAACAGGGTGTGCTGAGCAAACGCCGTGGAGTTGGAATGTTCGTGGAAGTGGGCGCGCGCCAGACAATCCTCAAACTTCGGCAGGGCTCGTTCGCAGCGAGTTTTGTCGTTCCTCTTATCGACGAAGCTGTAAAGCTCGGTTTCGATCGTGCCTACCTCCACACCCTCATTGACCAAGTCGCAGAAAGTCGAGGACTCTACGAATGA
- a CDS encoding ATP-binding cassette domain-containing protein yields the protein MTTNSYPASTAGSASPVAQVPPGSICLRGVAKKFGGNSLALNNINAQLPGGRVYGLIGRNGAGKTTLLRAIAGQLRVEGEVTIDGQQVIDNRAVLDRVILSGPDAAWPTDVKVKALLAMGAARWATWDRHLADRYIKEYELDVNKSLGTLSRGQKSLVSIVMGLAAQCPITLLDEPYLGLDVQNRQLFYRHLLEDVERNPRTIILSTHHIEDAAKILEDVIFIDRGHITGVSELERVTERIAVLTGSEAAVATQLTAINAHDAVLSEATAGGQRRAFVDMQALACGPMDAERMESLLSGTGVRMTHPDLEQAVMALTGRELEVNGDDNGNA from the coding sequence ATGACCACGAATAGTTACCCCGCATCAACCGCTGGCTCAGCTTCGCCCGTGGCACAAGTTCCGCCCGGCAGCATTTGCTTGCGCGGCGTCGCCAAAAAATTTGGTGGAAACTCCCTTGCCTTGAACAACATCAACGCCCAGCTACCTGGCGGGCGTGTGTATGGGCTCATCGGCCGAAACGGTGCAGGCAAAACAACATTGCTGCGGGCGATTGCAGGGCAGTTGCGGGTAGAGGGTGAGGTCACCATCGATGGGCAACAGGTGATTGATAACCGGGCGGTGTTGGATCGGGTCATCCTTTCGGGACCCGACGCCGCTTGGCCAACCGACGTAAAAGTCAAGGCGCTTCTTGCCATGGGCGCGGCACGTTGGGCGACATGGGACCGGCACTTGGCTGACCGTTATATCAAGGAATATGAACTTGACGTGAACAAATCGCTGGGCACGCTTTCGCGTGGTCAGAAATCGCTGGTTTCCATCGTGATGGGGCTTGCTGCTCAATGCCCGATTACGCTTCTAGATGAACCGTACCTGGGCTTAGACGTGCAAAACCGGCAGCTGTTCTACCGGCATCTGTTGGAGGACGTGGAGCGCAATCCGCGGACGATTATTCTGTCCACCCACCACATCGAAGATGCCGCAAAGATCCTAGAAGACGTGATCTTTATTGACCGTGGCCACATCACCGGTGTGTCTGAGCTGGAACGGGTGACCGAGCGAATCGCGGTGCTGACTGGTTCCGAGGCGGCGGTGGCTACCCAACTTACGGCCATCAATGCCCATGATGCGGTGTTGTCCGAGGCGACGGCGGGAGGGCAACGCCGAGCATTCGTGGACATGCAGGCGCTCGCGTGCGGACCAATGGATGCCGAGCGAATGGAAAGTCTGCTATCTGGCACCGGTGTGCGTATGACGCATCCAGATCTGGAACAAGCTGTTATGGCCCTCACTGGACGGGAGCTGGAGGTGAATGGCGATGACAACGGCAATGCCTAA
- a CDS encoding pseudouridine synthase, producing MINPLPIKNGLNPTRVQVPMDEGAPVKAIDFLSRVIQNQRHRHPNDDEAAVYQRFLDKEVVLDSGEPVAPDYEVPPGRFLNFYRRPAPEREVPGTLGLLYEDNDLLVVDKPSFLATLPRGQHIAQTALTKARIQFGIPELSPCHRLDRLTRGVLMFTKRPEIRGAYQTLFDRREPQKTYEAITDIPNDPPLWLVDLLQAFCAPALRGIPWQQEFPLVNHPDVQPGCQQHAQQGWQYNLHQENAQVPEEISEVEESQPWREREQPSRKRPWVLRHHMVKVRGRLATYLTGDEPNAETAITGVRAFLDTSSGPAPATRLAWRLEPHSGRTHQLRVVMRSLGMPIVNDSLYGFISNDALQRPDGDLPSPAFVEDEDFTRPMGLTAKELSFRDPLTGKLRQFTSRF from the coding sequence GTGATCAATCCTTTGCCAATCAAAAATGGGCTAAATCCTACTCGGGTCCAAGTCCCGATGGACGAAGGCGCGCCGGTGAAGGCGATTGATTTTCTTTCTCGGGTCATCCAGAATCAACGCCATCGCCACCCTAATGACGATGAAGCTGCCGTTTACCAGCGGTTTTTGGACAAAGAAGTAGTGCTGGACTCCGGCGAGCCTGTAGCCCCGGACTATGAGGTTCCTCCCGGTCGCTTCTTGAATTTTTATCGACGCCCAGCGCCCGAACGCGAGGTCCCCGGAACCCTCGGATTGCTCTACGAAGATAACGACCTACTCGTCGTTGATAAGCCCTCGTTCCTCGCCACGCTTCCACGCGGCCAGCACATCGCGCAAACTGCACTAACAAAAGCTCGGATCCAATTCGGCATTCCGGAGCTTTCCCCGTGCCACAGGCTTGATCGCCTCACACGGGGGGTATTAATGTTCACCAAACGCCCCGAAATTCGAGGGGCCTACCAAACCCTTTTCGATCGCCGGGAACCGCAGAAAACCTATGAGGCGATAACTGACATCCCCAATGATCCACCGTTGTGGTTGGTCGATCTTCTGCAAGCCTTCTGCGCCCCTGCACTGCGCGGAATCCCTTGGCAACAAGAATTTCCATTGGTGAATCATCCAGACGTCCAACCTGGATGTCAGCAGCACGCTCAGCAAGGATGGCAGTACAACCTTCACCAAGAGAACGCGCAAGTGCCCGAAGAAATCTCAGAAGTAGAAGAATCTCAGCCGTGGCGAGAGCGAGAACAACCCTCACGCAAACGACCGTGGGTTCTGCGACACCACATGGTTAAGGTCCGCGGTCGACTCGCAACTTATCTCACCGGCGACGAACCAAATGCAGAGACGGCGATTACCGGGGTGAGGGCATTCCTAGACACGTCCTCCGGTCCCGCCCCCGCCACGCGGCTTGCCTGGCGCCTTGAGCCACATTCTGGGCGTACGCACCAACTTCGGGTTGTCATGCGGTCACTTGGTATGCCGATCGTAAACGACTCACTCTATGGCTTTATCTCTAATGACGCCCTGCAGCGCCCGGATGGCGACCTACCTAGTCCCGCATTTGTGGAGGACGAAGACTTCACCCGGCCAATGGGATTGACCGCCAAAGAACTAAGCTTTCGCGATCCCCTTACCGGAAAACTACGCCAATTTACTAGCCGTTTCTAA
- a CDS encoding universal stress protein, with protein MPTESQKFIVVAVDGSDASSVAVKWAANAALKRKQPLKLVSAYTMPQFMYADGMVPPQELYDELENEANEKIENARKIVTDFSPEVEISHEVRESSPIDMLLEFSESAEMIVMGSRGLGGLSGLVMGSVSAAVVSHADCPVVVVRKDNDVTETNKYGPVVVGVDGSEVSRQALQVAFREADARGALLRAIHGWNDTQVHTTYVGLVDAQNEMERTLKERQDMLQEELAELVKQYPEVRVEEVVERDRPINALRDAAADAQLLITGSHGRGGFKGMLLGSTSRALLQYAPCPMMVVRPRR; from the coding sequence ATGCCTACAGAATCGCAGAAGTTCATCGTCGTAGCGGTGGATGGCTCTGATGCCAGCTCAGTGGCGGTGAAATGGGCCGCCAACGCAGCACTCAAGCGCAAGCAACCACTAAAACTGGTTAGCGCATACACCATGCCACAGTTCATGTACGCAGATGGCATGGTTCCGCCTCAAGAGCTTTATGACGAGCTAGAGAACGAAGCTAACGAGAAAATCGAGAATGCTCGCAAGATCGTCACCGACTTCTCTCCGGAGGTGGAGATCTCCCACGAGGTTCGCGAATCTTCCCCGATTGATATGCTGCTCGAATTCTCCGAGTCCGCCGAGATGATCGTAATGGGCAGTCGCGGCCTCGGCGGGCTATCCGGCCTCGTCATGGGATCCGTTTCGGCTGCGGTTGTTTCGCACGCTGATTGCCCAGTCGTTGTCGTTCGCAAGGATAATGACGTTACAGAAACCAACAAGTACGGGCCCGTTGTTGTTGGCGTGGACGGATCCGAGGTTTCCCGCCAAGCCCTGCAAGTCGCCTTTCGCGAAGCCGATGCCCGTGGTGCACTTCTGCGTGCCATTCATGGCTGGAACGATACCCAGGTTCACACCACCTACGTTGGCCTCGTCGACGCGCAAAATGAGATGGAACGCACCCTCAAGGAGCGCCAAGACATGCTGCAGGAAGAGCTGGCGGAGCTCGTCAAACAGTACCCAGAGGTTCGTGTCGAAGAAGTAGTTGAACGCGATCGTCCAATTAACGCTCTGCGGGATGCCGCGGCTGATGCTCAACTGCTCATCACCGGTTCTCACGGCCGTGGTGGATTCAAGGGCATGCTGTTGGGCTCCACCTCTCGTGCGCTGCTGCAATACGCACCTTGCCCAATGATGGTGGTCCGCCCCCGCCGTTAA
- a CDS encoding TetR/AcrR family transcriptional regulator — MSTAGDAAKGTKPAKKSTSRRRNRPGPRQRLLASATHLFTTEGIRVIGIDRILRDADVAKASLYSLFGSKDNLVVAYLEALDEKWREDWTALAEQREKPEDRIIAFFDLCIKNEPDNNYRGSHFQNAAGEYPRPETESEERIRAAAMEHRRWCRDTMAGLLTERFGYASLTLADQLMVFLDGGLAGAKMSRTTVPLETARDMAKQILLRAPMMYSI; from the coding sequence ATGTCCACGGCAGGTGACGCGGCGAAAGGCACCAAGCCGGCGAAGAAGTCAACCTCTCGTCGCAGGAACCGGCCCGGCCCGCGGCAGCGCTTGCTAGCCAGCGCTACCCACCTATTTACGACTGAGGGCATCCGAGTCATTGGTATCGACCGCATCCTGCGGGATGCCGATGTTGCGAAAGCAAGCTTGTACTCCCTTTTCGGTTCCAAGGACAATCTGGTGGTTGCGTACTTGGAGGCATTGGATGAGAAGTGGCGTGAAGATTGGACCGCTTTAGCTGAGCAACGCGAAAAGCCGGAAGACCGGATTATTGCGTTCTTTGATCTGTGTATAAAGAATGAACCGGATAACAACTATCGGGGTTCACACTTTCAGAATGCAGCCGGGGAATACCCACGGCCGGAAACTGAAAGCGAAGAGAGAATTCGTGCTGCGGCTATGGAGCATCGCCGGTGGTGTCGCGATACTATGGCTGGCTTGCTCACCGAGCGCTTCGGTTATGCATCGCTGACGTTGGCTGATCAGTTAATGGTCTTCTTGGACGGCGGTCTGGCAGGTGCGAAAATGTCGCGCACCACGGTGCCGTTGGAAACCGCCCGAGATATGGCAAAACAGATTCTGCTGCGCGCCCCCATGATGTACTCCATCTAA
- the yidC gene encoding membrane protein insertase YidC — MQKLVAWVLKLWHSLFAGFLGLDASTAWVISIVMLVVTIRGLLFPLAYRQYASGRHLVNLRPSLRRLNAEYKGKKDAEARKEKLARERELRKNSDYKMVDGCIPALIQVPLIIALYQLLLRIARPVEGIDAPHHGFGSLTSEDVSHFLDARLFDVPISSYHIMNANTLAELGTTRSSVFWLALPLATCAAVFTTANWAYTMKRNLQTVDHESFAARGFMKLMWVFGPFLFLFPLVFGLLGPAPIAILMYWVCSNLWTAMQTFIIQRTLDKRVPYTTEFREYHAEQKQLYLDRKKTKRTRKLKSAESDRGPLVGMRFAQVETSPP, encoded by the coding sequence GTGCAAAAGCTAGTCGCATGGGTTTTGAAATTGTGGCATAGCCTCTTTGCGGGTTTTTTAGGACTCGACGCCTCCACGGCATGGGTAATCAGCATTGTCATGCTGGTTGTGACTATCCGGGGCCTACTTTTTCCGCTGGCTTACCGCCAGTACGCCTCCGGCCGACATTTGGTCAATTTGCGCCCAAGTTTGCGCCGGTTGAATGCGGAGTACAAAGGCAAAAAGGATGCGGAGGCGCGTAAAGAAAAACTCGCGCGCGAACGCGAACTACGCAAAAATAGCGACTACAAAATGGTGGACGGTTGCATACCCGCGCTCATCCAAGTTCCACTCATCATCGCGCTCTACCAGCTGCTTTTGCGGATCGCACGGCCAGTCGAGGGTATTGATGCCCCTCACCACGGCTTCGGCTCTTTGACGTCGGAGGACGTTTCACATTTTCTTGACGCCCGGCTTTTCGATGTACCCATCTCCAGCTATCACATCATGAACGCGAACACGCTCGCCGAATTGGGAACGACACGCAGTTCCGTATTTTGGCTGGCGCTGCCACTAGCCACATGTGCTGCAGTATTCACTACTGCAAACTGGGCTTACACAATGAAGCGAAACCTGCAGACCGTAGATCATGAATCCTTCGCTGCACGTGGTTTCATGAAACTGATGTGGGTTTTCGGCCCCTTCCTATTCCTCTTCCCCCTCGTTTTTGGATTGCTCGGCCCCGCCCCAATCGCAATCTTGATGTACTGGGTATGCAGCAACTTATGGACAGCAATGCAGACGTTCATCATTCAACGCACCTTAGATAAGCGCGTTCCTTATACAACAGAATTCCGCGAGTATCATGCGGAGCAAAAGCAGCTTTATCTGGATCGAAAGAAAACAAAAAGAACAAGAAAGCTGAAAAGCGCGGAGAGTGATCGGGGCCCACTGGTCGGGATGAGATTCGCCCAGGTTGAGACCTCTCCACCTTAG
- a CDS encoding class E sortase has protein sequence MSTMSSTNGRHRAATRALPPRKRLDPISVLGELLVTFGVLCLLFGFWEVVWTNVQSGREQNVVAQQLEDQWRDKNPRPLTEPPEGAAFARLYIPAFGSDFNFSVVKGVKDEDLDRGPGHYLDSQLPGEPGNFAMAGHRVGRGSPFNDLGLLKTCDSVVVETAGSWDIYRVLPIDVPPDQRQAALSKCMSGKLASRMSQGEYAQVNGRYITTPNDVEVINPIPHNPRVEVKAGDASLLTMTTCHPQYSNTERMIVHAVKVRTDDKKPGFVPAELTKEV, from the coding sequence ATGTCAACCATGAGTTCCACCAATGGCCGTCATCGCGCTGCGACGAGGGCTCTGCCCCCAAGAAAACGACTCGATCCCATTAGTGTGCTGGGGGAGTTGTTGGTGACTTTCGGTGTGTTGTGCTTACTTTTCGGTTTTTGGGAAGTGGTGTGGACAAATGTGCAGTCAGGTCGCGAACAGAATGTAGTTGCACAGCAACTGGAGGACCAATGGAGGGACAAAAACCCGCGTCCATTGACTGAGCCCCCTGAGGGTGCTGCGTTTGCTCGCCTTTATATTCCAGCGTTTGGTTCGGACTTTAATTTTTCCGTGGTTAAAGGTGTTAAGGACGAGGATCTCGATCGGGGACCCGGCCATTATCTTGATTCCCAGCTCCCAGGCGAACCAGGTAACTTTGCGATGGCGGGTCACAGAGTTGGGCGCGGGTCGCCTTTTAATGATTTGGGCCTGCTGAAAACTTGCGATTCAGTGGTCGTGGAAACGGCGGGTTCGTGGGACATCTATCGGGTGTTGCCGATTGATGTACCTCCAGATCAGCGCCAGGCAGCCCTGTCAAAGTGTATGAGCGGTAAGCTCGCATCGCGCATGAGCCAAGGGGAGTATGCCCAAGTCAATGGACGCTACATCACCACGCCCAACGATGTAGAGGTCATTAACCCGATTCCGCACAACCCGCGGGTAGAGGTCAAGGCTGGGGATGCCTCGCTACTAACGATGACCACTTGCCACCCGCAGTACTCCAATACTGAGCGAATGATTGTGCATGCAGTAAAGGTGCGCACCGATGACAAAAAGCCCGGCTTTGTCCCAGCCGAGCTCACGAAGGAGGTCTAA
- a CDS encoding DUF2020 domain-containing protein: MASFLITSCSIFPDKPSSPTSEPNAQGTAERTVAPVKGTELPKNIKPEAGDKASSAGGACPYLNGEWLQNTNGQRLTGVTVDNRFDPVACTFWSYEDVPQAQVMVRKMRTNSDAVKVVDIAAPVNTTLKALKPDGWSGGRKGGDKKSGAIYAVWKDETAVVVWTAQAQSVKAQQIAEETIKNLKL, from the coding sequence GTGGCGTCGTTCCTAATAACTTCCTGTTCCATCTTTCCCGATAAGCCATCTTCGCCCACATCTGAACCGAACGCACAAGGCACAGCAGAGCGAACCGTCGCTCCAGTAAAGGGCACCGAACTGCCGAAGAACATCAAGCCGGAGGCTGGGGACAAAGCCAGCTCCGCGGGTGGCGCATGCCCTTATCTCAACGGAGAGTGGCTGCAGAACACTAACGGTCAGCGCCTGACTGGTGTGACCGTCGACAATCGTTTCGACCCGGTCGCTTGCACCTTCTGGTCATACGAAGACGTACCGCAAGCCCAGGTCATGGTTCGCAAAATGCGGACGAATTCCGATGCCGTGAAGGTAGTAGATATTGCAGCCCCCGTTAACACCACGCTGAAGGCGCTAAAACCAGATGGCTGGTCCGGTGGGCGAAAAGGTGGCGATAAGAAGTCCGGCGCGATTTACGCGGTGTGGAAAGACGAAACAGCTGTGGTCGTTTGGACCGCCCAAGCACAATCGGTAAAGGCGCAGCAAATCGCTGAGGAGACGATCAAAAACCTCAAGCTTTAA
- a CDS encoding histone-like nucleoid-structuring protein Lsr2, with product MARREVTQYFDDLDNTPLAEDEVLVVDFSVDGVDYTLDLSKKNADKFEAALQPFIEVARRKPRTGKRTSRPANQGLNKRIREWAKENNIPVSARGRISTDVIERFEKAQGK from the coding sequence ATGGCTCGCCGTGAAGTAACCCAATATTTCGATGATCTCGATAACACCCCCTTGGCTGAAGATGAGGTATTGGTAGTCGATTTCAGCGTTGATGGTGTGGACTACACTCTCGATCTTTCAAAGAAAAACGCTGATAAGTTTGAAGCAGCACTCCAGCCATTTATCGAGGTAGCGCGACGTAAGCCACGCACCGGCAAGCGCACCTCCCGTCCTGCAAACCAAGGCCTAAACAAGCGTATTCGCGAATGGGCTAAGGAAAACAATATCCCTGTGTCCGCACGCGGTCGCATTTCCACGGACGTCATCGAGCGATTCGAAAAGGCACAGGGTAAGTAG
- a CDS encoding alkaline phosphatase D family protein, with amino-acid sequence MTNSELPHASARVESHASEESANSTEPNIVSRRRALQAGATLTAAGAVASVAAQGGVAAAAPGQHKVFQHGVASGDPLPNGVLLWTRVTSRPNDYAGRGRGVKTQVKWEISPNKDFKAIVASGTVTATPDRDMTVKPDVNGLQPATSYYYRFRVIDGAYKGQVSPIGRTRTAPAAGSDVSELRFALFSCSNWEAGHFNAYRDMSMRQDLDFALHVGDYIYEYKRGEYNGKRGAVRGHLPKNEIVTLQDYRERYAQYHTDPALQAAHANCPWIVTWDDHEVANDTWAGGAENHTPGREGNFQKRRDAAIQAYLEWLPIRATPFSQGGHIYRNLSFGNLVELNMLDLRTYRNKQMSFLKAKGIDKKNRTMLGSEQFKWLAGKLTTSQAKWNLIGNSVMISPVLIPPLDPKTTAAVTQLLGLPEQGMPYNFDQWDGYAAERRRLIKLLHDRKINNTVWLTGDIHSSWANDIPVEPGTYPRSGVAGVEIVCTSVTSSNIDDILKLPEDNALSHTAEFAFQNMNKHIKYLDYDSHGYTVVRVTPEFVHADWMHMRNDGIFRRNAPLFRAKSARTYRGKGIRLHNTGINPATHAGRSGVQ; translated from the coding sequence ATGACGAACTCTGAGCTTCCCCATGCATCCGCACGCGTTGAGTCTCACGCGTCCGAAGAATCTGCGAATAGCACCGAACCAAACATAGTTTCTCGCCGCCGCGCTCTGCAGGCGGGGGCCACGCTGACCGCCGCTGGTGCCGTAGCCTCCGTTGCTGCCCAAGGTGGCGTGGCTGCCGCTGCCCCTGGCCAGCACAAGGTGTTCCAGCACGGTGTCGCTTCAGGTGACCCGCTTCCCAATGGAGTTTTGTTGTGGACACGCGTGACCAGCCGTCCGAATGACTACGCCGGTCGCGGGCGTGGCGTTAAGACTCAGGTCAAATGGGAAATTTCCCCTAACAAGGACTTCAAGGCGATCGTTGCATCAGGGACTGTTACCGCCACCCCAGACCGGGACATGACGGTGAAGCCCGATGTGAACGGACTGCAACCGGCCACGAGCTACTACTACCGATTCCGCGTAATCGACGGCGCTTACAAGGGCCAGGTTTCCCCTATCGGGCGCACGCGCACCGCACCCGCTGCAGGTAGCGATGTCTCTGAGCTCCGCTTTGCTCTGTTTAGCTGCTCAAACTGGGAAGCAGGCCATTTCAATGCGTATCGCGATATGTCCATGCGCCAAGATTTGGATTTCGCCCTACACGTAGGGGACTACATCTACGAGTACAAGCGCGGGGAATACAACGGCAAACGTGGCGCGGTGCGTGGCCACTTGCCAAAGAATGAGATTGTGACCCTGCAGGATTACCGTGAGCGCTACGCTCAGTACCACACCGATCCCGCCCTGCAGGCGGCGCACGCCAACTGCCCATGGATCGTAACGTGGGATGATCACGAGGTAGCTAACGATACGTGGGCAGGTGGAGCAGAAAACCACACCCCGGGACGCGAAGGAAATTTCCAAAAGCGCCGCGATGCTGCGATTCAGGCTTATCTAGAGTGGCTACCCATTCGCGCCACCCCGTTCTCTCAAGGTGGGCACATCTACCGCAACCTAAGCTTCGGCAATTTGGTGGAGCTCAACATGCTGGATTTGCGTACCTACCGCAACAAGCAGATGAGCTTCTTGAAAGCCAAAGGCATCGACAAGAAGAACCGCACGATGCTGGGTTCGGAACAGTTCAAATGGCTAGCGGGCAAACTCACTACCTCACAGGCGAAGTGGAACCTCATTGGCAACTCCGTGATGATTTCCCCCGTGCTCATTCCGCCGCTGGATCCAAAAACCACCGCAGCAGTAACCCAACTTCTGGGACTCCCAGAGCAGGGAATGCCATACAACTTCGATCAATGGGATGGCTACGCCGCGGAGCGCCGCCGCTTGATCAAGCTGCTACACGATCGCAAGATCAACAACACTGTCTGGCTAACTGGCGATATCCACTCCTCATGGGCAAATGACATTCCAGTTGAGCCAGGAACCTACCCACGCAGTGGTGTAGCGGGCGTAGAGATCGTTTGTACTTCAGTCACCAGCTCCAACATTGATGACATCTTGAAGCTACCGGAAGATAACGCACTCTCTCACACCGCAGAGTTTGCTTTCCAGAACATGAACAAACACATCAAGTACTTGGACTACGATTCCCACGGCTACACGGTGGTTCGAGTCACCCCAGAGTTTGTACACGCAGACTGGATGCATATGCGCAATGATGGCATTTTCCGCCGAAATGCCCCCCTCTTCCGCGCCAAGTCTGCCCGCACCTACCGTGGCAAGGGCATCCGCCTCCACAACACCGGAATTAACCCCGCCACCCACGCTGGTCGCTCGGGTGTGCAGTAG
- a CDS encoding DUF6474 family protein, with product MGLLSKMRKRRHEKKAAYKAAKLRAKAEAKADAKLEKRKDKYLRKTAKQVRKYDAKEMKARRKHEEFMAKNALQQIKAGRFNKDNVTRYATALRTAAPAALPLLYRAMVQIQENAEGSRASRAGVSKRSMAAFSGEGAPQRARIKAVRDAIKRGVPNGFAKDIDERLDTLEDAVSNAEAMPASQQRRLLASVSTELDLIESQLAEKSA from the coding sequence ATGGGACTGCTCAGCAAGATGCGCAAGCGCCGCCACGAGAAGAAGGCTGCCTACAAGGCGGCCAAGCTCAGGGCTAAGGCAGAGGCCAAGGCTGATGCGAAGCTGGAAAAGCGCAAGGACAAGTACCTTCGCAAGACCGCAAAGCAGGTGCGTAAGTACGACGCGAAGGAAATGAAGGCGCGCCGGAAGCACGAGGAGTTCATGGCGAAGAACGCGCTGCAGCAGATCAAGGCGGGGCGCTTCAACAAGGACAACGTCACCCGTTACGCCACCGCGCTGCGCACAGCAGCTCCGGCAGCTCTGCCGTTGCTGTACCGCGCGATGGTTCAGATTCAGGAAAATGCTGAAGGATCCCGAGCATCCCGTGCTGGTGTGTCCAAGCGCAGCATGGCTGCATTCAGTGGCGAGGGCGCTCCACAACGCGCGCGTATCAAGGCAGTACGTGATGCGATTAAGCGTGGCGTGCCCAATGGTTTCGCAAAGGACATCGATGAGCGCCTCGATACGCTTGAGGATGCAGTGAGCAATGCCGAGGCTATGCCAGCCAGCCAGCAACGCCGCCTGTTGGCGAGCGTATCCACGGAGTTAGATCTGATTGAATCCCAACTCGCAGAGAAATCGGCCTAA